A window from Brachyhypopomus gauderio isolate BG-103 chromosome 6, BGAUD_0.2, whole genome shotgun sequence encodes these proteins:
- the LOC143516390 gene encoding uncharacterized protein LOC143516390 translates to MKHEAVANKALPINEKTENKESLSLDAKSTRDPASEAGDSQENVSKDDLSRRNAESSEQTQNLQATKMEHEAVANKAPPINEKTENKESLSLDAKSTRDPGTYHTSY, encoded by the exons ATGAAACATGAAGCCGTAGCAAACAAAGCCCTTCCCATTAATGAGAAGACAGAGAATAAGGAGTCACTCTCCCTTGATGCTAAATCAACCAGGGACCCGG CATCAGAAGCTGGAGATTCACAAGAAAATGTGTCTAAAGATGATCTCAGTAGAAGAAACGCTGAGTCTTCAGAACAAACTCAGAATCTCCAGGCAACCAAA ATGGAACATGAAGCCGTAGCAAACAAAGCCCCTCCCATTAATGAGAAGACAGAGAATAAGGAGTCACTCTCCCTTGATGCTAAATCAACCAGGGACCCGGGTACATATCATACCTCCTATTGA